From the genome of Ectobacillus sp. JY-23, one region includes:
- a CDS encoding YtxH domain-containing protein → MSKATAFFTGLIVGGAAAGIAVLCAAPSSGKDFRKKVKQKSTLAKQSLGDLKGQSLLLKDQIIQVASESKVVFNDLKEDMQHAFSTWQQEIKPNKENIEQELKEIQMSLQQLQNAVPPKE, encoded by the coding sequence ATGTCAAAAGCAACAGCATTTTTTACAGGTCTAATCGTTGGAGGTGCGGCAGCAGGAATCGCTGTTTTATGCGCTGCTCCTTCTTCTGGAAAAGATTTTCGTAAAAAAGTAAAACAAAAAAGCACTCTTGCCAAACAGTCTCTAGGTGACCTAAAGGGTCAATCATTGCTATTAAAAGATCAAATCATACAAGTTGCTTCTGAAAGTAAGGTTGTGTTTAATGACCTAAAAGAAGATATGCAACATGCATTTTCGACTTGGCAGCAGGAAATCAAGCCTAATAAAGAGAATATTGAACAAGAGTTGAAGGAAATTCAAATGTCATTGCAACAACTACAAAACGCAGTACCGCCTAAGGAATAG